One bacterium genomic window, GTCGATCATGGGCCTCGGTTTGCCGATGTACGCGGTCGAGGCGCGCTGGACCGCGCTGTGCGAGAAGACCAGCGCCTCGATCAGGGAGTTCGAGGCGAGACGGTTCGCGCCGTGGAGCCCCGTGCCCGCGCACTCCCCCAGGGCGAAGAGCCGCTGGATGTCCGTCTCGCCGTGAAGGTTCGTCCGCACGCCCCCGCACTGGTAGTGCGCCGCCGGGACCACCGGGATCGGCTCCTTCGTCATGTCGATGCCGAAGGAGAGGCACGTCCCGTGGATGTTCGGGAAGTGCTTCTTGATGAAGGCCGGACCCTTGAACCGGATGTCGAGGTAAACGCAATCCTCGCCGGTGCGCTTCATCTCGGCGTCGATCGCCCGCGCGACGATGTCCCGGGGAGCCAGTTCCTTCATCGGGTGGACCCCCTCCATGAACCGCTTTCCGGCGCGGTTCAGGAGGAGCGCCCCCTCGCCGCGGACCGCCTCGGAGATGAGGAACGACTTGGCGCGCGGGTGGTAGAGGCAGGTGGGGTGGAACTGGACGAATTCCATGTTGGCGATCGTCGCCCCCGCGCGGTATGCCAGCGCGACGCCGTCCCCGGTGGCGACGTCGGGATTGCTCGTGTACAGGTACACCTTTCCCGAGCCGCCGGTGGCGAGGACCGTCACGTCGGCGACGAAGGTGTGGATCGCTCCGGTCGTCCTGTCCAGCACGTAGGCGCCGAGCACCTCGTCGACACCCGGGTGGTCGAAGGAGGAGAGCTTCTGGCGCGTGATGAGGTTGATCGCCGTATGGTTCTCGAAGATGCTGATCCGGGGATTCTCCCGGGCGCGGACGAGGAGCGCCCGTTCCACCTCGCGCCCGGTCAGGTCCTTCGCGTGGAAGATCCTGCGGCGCGAGTGTCCCCCCTCGCGGTGGAGGTCGTACTCCTTCTTGCCGGTCTGCCGGGTGAATTCCACTCCCCATTCGATCAGTTCGCGGATCCGCGCCGGGGCGTCCCTCACCACGAGTTCGACCGTGTCGGCGTGGCAAAGCCCCGCCCCCGCCTTGTGGGTGTCCTCGATGTGGGACTCGAAGGTGTCCTCGTCGCTCCAGACGGTGGCGATCCCGCCCTGCGCGTAGTTGGTGCTGGATTCGGACGCCTCCGTCTTGGTGATGATGGTGACGCGGCCCTTCTTCGCCGCCCGGAGCGCGAAACTCAACCCTGCGATTCCACTGCCGATTACCAGGAATTTCGACACCTTTCCCATCACGTCTCCCCCTTGTGCGGGCCCACGTTGTTTGACTTCGGCGGGGTCCTGTCCTTAGAATGGTAGATTATGATTCAATTATTGTACGTTTTCATCCTTTCTTTCCTCCTCTGGCCGGTCGCTTCCGGGGCGGACATCTATCGATATGTCGACGCCGAAGGCGTCGTCCACTTTTCGAACACCCAGCCGGACGAGAAGTTCTCGCTCTATCTTCGGGAGGGTCCGAAAGCTCCACCCCCGGCGCCCGCGACCGCGCTTCCGGGGGCAAGTTGGATGAAAGGGTACGTCGACCGGTTCTCCCGGGCGAACGATCTTCCCCCCGCGCTCGTCCACGCCATCATCAAGGCGGAATCGAACGGAAAGCGCAAGGCGGTCTCCCGCAAGGGGGCCATGGGCGTGATGCAGTTGATGCCGTTCACGTCGAAACGCATGCGGGTCTCCGACCCGTTCGATCCCATCGAGAACATCGAGGGGGGGATCAAGTATATCAAGGAACTCCTCGTCACCTTCGAAGGGAACCTCACCAACACGGTCGCGGCGTACAACGCCGGGCCGGCCGCGGTCAGGAAGTACGGCGGCGTCCCTCCCTACCAGGAGACCCGTCTCTACGTTCGTCGCGTGATGGACCTGTACCGGCAATACTCCGCCGTCGAATGAACAACGGCTCCAGGCTGAACGCGCCCAATATACTGACGCTGCTGCGGATCCTCGCGATCCCGGTGGTGGTCCTCATCCTTCTCCCGCCCGCGGGAAGGGAGATCTCGTTCGCCCGTTCCGTGGCGGCGTTCGCCCTGTTCGTCGTCGCCACGCTCACCGACCTCTTCGACGGCTACATCGCGCGGCGCTATCACATGGTCACCACCCTGGGGAAACTGCTCGACCCGCTCGCCGACAAGCTTCTCGTGTGCGCCGCGATGACGATGCTCATCCCGCCGGGCCGGGTTCCCGCGTGGATGGCGGTCATCGTGGTCGGCCGGGAGATCGGCGTCACGGCGCTGCGAGGGGTGGCCACCACGGAAGGGGTGATCATCGCCGCCTCGAAGCTGGGGAAGGCGAAGACCCTGCTCCTGAATATCGGGATGGCGACCCTGATCCTGCATTACCCGATCTTCGGGATCCCCGTGCACGACGTCGGGATGGTGTTCCTGAGCATCGGGCTGGTCCTCACCGCCTGGTCCGGGCTCGACTACTTCTTCCGGTTCGTCGGGGAGATCTTCAAGCGGTAGCGTGGCGGGCCTTGCGGCTACCGGTCCGGGCGGCTTTTCTTGACAAGCCGCGCGCGGTTCGCCTACAATCGACGTTCATTACGCGGGCGTAACTCAGTGGTAGAGTGCGACCTTGCCAAGGTCGAAGTCGCGAGTTCAAATCTCGTCGCCCGCTCCATCGGATGCGGAAACCCCCGGTCGCCATGTTGCGTTCGGGGGTTTTTTTTCTTCCTCCGGTTCCGCGGGATTCCCCGCCGGTGATTGTGGCAATATGACCTGGAGGAGGGGAGATGGCGGCGCTGTCCAGGGAGGGACGCAGGGAGCGGGTCGGGTGGTACTTCTACGACTTCGCGAACTCGGCCTTCGCCACGACGGTGGTCACGGTGTTCACGGGGCCGTACCTGACCTCCGTCGCCCGCGCCGCCGCCGACTCCGCGGGGTATATCCATCCTTTCGGCATCCCCGTGCTCGCGGGTTCGTTCTTCCCGTACGTCGTCTCCCTTTCCGTCTTTTTCCAGGTGCTCCTCCTTCCGTTGCTGGGGGCGATCGCCGACTACTCCCACCGGAAGAAACCGATGCTGTTCCTCTTCGCCTACGCCGGATCCGCGGCGACGGCGGGTCTCTATTTCCTCGAAGGGACGCGGTACCTGCTGGGCGGCGGGCTGTTCCTGCTGGCCAACGTCTGCTTCGGGGCCTCGCTGGTCTTCTACAACGCCTGGTTGCCGGACATCGCTCCGCCGGAGGACCGCGATTCCGTCTCCTCCGTGGGGTGGGCGCTCGGATATCTCGGAGGGGGAATCCTCCTTCTCCTGAACCTGGTCCTCTTCTCCCGCGCACGCGACTTCGGCCTGACGAGCGGCGAGGCGGTCCGGATCAGCCTCGCCTCGGCGGGGATCTGGTGGGCCGTATTCTCCCTCCTGCCGCTCGCCACGATGCGGCGCCGGGAGTCGGCGCGGCGGCTTCCGCCGGGGGAGGGGATCCTCGGCACCGGGTTCCGGCAGTTGCGGCGCACGTTCGCGGAGGCGCAGGGACACCCGCAGCTCCTGCTGTTCCTCGGCGCCTACCTGCTCTACAACGACGGGATACAGACGGTGATCGCCCTCTCGTCGCAGTTCGGCCAGGAGGAGCTGGGCCTCTCCGTTTCCACGCTGACCACGGCGATCCTGATGGTCCAGTTCGTCGCATTTTTCGGGGCCCTGCTCTTCAACGCGTTCGCGAAGCGGGTGGGAGCGAAGGCGGCGGTGGCGGTCAGCCTCGTCCTGTGGACGGGAACGCTCGTGTACGCCTACGCCGGGCTCCGGGATGCGACCGGGTTTTATGCGATGGCGGCGTGCGTCGCCGTCGTCCTCGGCGGAAGCCAGGCCCTTTCCCGGTCCCTCTTCTCGCGGATGATCCCGGCCGGGCAGGAGGCGGAGTATTTCTCGCTGTACGAGGTGAGCGAGCGGGGGACGAGCTGGCTGGGGCCCCTCTTTTTCGGGCTGGCGCTGCAGTTCACCGGGAGCTACCGCGTCGCGATCCTCTCGCTCGCGGTCTTCTTCGTCGCGGGATTCGTCCTCCTGCTCCGCGTCGACGTCTCCCGCGCCGAGGCCGAGGCAAATAATCCCGTTTCATGAATACGGCGACGTATCCGGAGGCGCCTCTCTCTCCGCGTGATACTCCCTCCCTCGCTACCGCTCCGTCCGCCATCCCTGGCGGTCTTCGCTGGCGGTCGTTTTCGCCTCTCGCCCTCCATGGCTCCGGCGAAAACTCACGCCCGCTCGGAAGGGGTATCACGCTCCGCAGCGCCTCCTGTGTACCAGGACGCAGGGCGTAGCGGGGGGTTCCACGCAGCGGCGTCTGGAGCGAAGTGGAGACAGGGAGGTCGGGAACGAGCGGAGGCGCAGGCGAGGAGACCATGGACGGTCGACGAGCCGTAGCGGAGTGGAAGCCCCCCGCGAGCCCGGAGTCCTGTCCCGCATTGGTCACTTGATCGCATTTATGAACCGCAACACTAACCCTGCCCCAGGTACGACGCCTTGATCCGCGGCTCCTGGAGCAGCTCTTTGGACGGGCCGGAGAGGGCGATCTTCCCCGTCTCCAGGACGTAGGTGTAGGAGGAGACCTTCAGCGCCTGCTTGACGTTCTGCTCGACGAGCAGGATGGTGGTCCCGGCCGCGTTGATCTCGCGGATGATCGCGAAGATGTCGGCCACCACGAGCGGCGCGAGGCCGAGGGTGGGCTCGTCCAGCAGAAGGAGCTTCGGGGCGGACATCAGCGCGCGGGCGATCGCCAGCATCTGCTGCTCGCCGCCCGACAGGGATCCGCCGAGCTGGCCCGCACGTTCCTTGAGGACCGGGAAGCGCTCCATCACCCGATCCATGTCCTGCGCGGCCTTCTTCGCGTCGCGACGCGTGAACGCCCCCATCTCGAGGTTCTCGCGCACCGTCATCCGGGAGAGGATCGCCCGTCCCTCGGGGACCAGCGCGACGCCGCGCCGGACGATCTTGTGGGAGGG contains:
- the nadB gene encoding L-aspartate oxidase, translating into MGKVSKFLVIGSGIAGLSFALRAAKKGRVTIITKTEASESSTNYAQGGIATVWSDEDTFESHIEDTHKAGAGLCHADTVELVVRDAPARIRELIEWGVEFTRQTGKKEYDLHREGGHSRRRIFHAKDLTGREVERALLVRARENPRISIFENHTAINLITRQKLSSFDHPGVDEVLGAYVLDRTTGAIHTFVADVTVLATGGSGKVYLYTSNPDVATGDGVALAYRAGATIANMEFVQFHPTCLYHPRAKSFLISEAVRGEGALLLNRAGKRFMEGVHPMKELAPRDIVARAIDAEMKRTGEDCVYLDIRFKGPAFIKKHFPNIHGTCLSFGIDMTKEPIPVVPAAHYQCGGVRTNLHGETDIQRLFALGECAGTGLHGANRLASNSLIEALVFSHSAVQRASTAYIGKPRPMIDIPKWDPGKAQEPDEAVVVSHNWEEIRRTMWNYVGIVRSNKRLSRALDRIELLKREISEYYWNFKVTGDLLELRNICTVAELIVRCAMQRKESRGLHTTIDYPYLDDELGRKDTLVRRTRF
- a CDS encoding lytic transglycosylase domain-containing protein, whose product is MIQLLYVFILSFLLWPVASGADIYRYVDAEGVVHFSNTQPDEKFSLYLREGPKAPPPAPATALPGASWMKGYVDRFSRANDLPPALVHAIIKAESNGKRKAVSRKGAMGVMQLMPFTSKRMRVSDPFDPIENIEGGIKYIKELLVTFEGNLTNTVAAYNAGPAAVRKYGGVPPYQETRLYVRRVMDLYRQYSAVE
- the pgsA gene encoding CDP-diacylglycerol--glycerol-3-phosphate 3-phosphatidyltransferase produces the protein MNNGSRLNAPNILTLLRILAIPVVVLILLPPAGREISFARSVAAFALFVVATLTDLFDGYIARRYHMVTTLGKLLDPLADKLLVCAAMTMLIPPGRVPAWMAVIVVGREIGVTALRGVATTEGVIIAASKLGKAKTLLLNIGMATLILHYPIFGIPVHDVGMVFLSIGLVLTAWSGLDYFFRFVGEIFKR
- a CDS encoding MFS transporter translates to MAALSREGRRERVGWYFYDFANSAFATTVVTVFTGPYLTSVARAAADSAGYIHPFGIPVLAGSFFPYVVSLSVFFQVLLLPLLGAIADYSHRKKPMLFLFAYAGSAATAGLYFLEGTRYLLGGGLFLLANVCFGASLVFYNAWLPDIAPPEDRDSVSSVGWALGYLGGGILLLLNLVLFSRARDFGLTSGEAVRISLASAGIWWAVFSLLPLATMRRRESARRLPPGEGILGTGFRQLRRTFAEAQGHPQLLLFLGAYLLYNDGIQTVIALSSQFGQEELGLSVSTLTTAILMVQFVAFFGALLFNAFAKRVGAKAAVAVSLVLWTGTLVYAYAGLRDATGFYAMAACVAVVLGGSQALSRSLFSRMIPAGQEAEYFSLYEVSERGTSWLGPLFFGLALQFTGSYRVAILSLAVFFVAGFVLLLRVDVSRAEAEANNPVS
- a CDS encoding ABC transporter ATP-binding protein, translating into MLEVRGIETYYGNIPALREISIDVPGGGVVAIIGANGAGKTTLMKTIAGVLRPRCGTVSFLGEEITGLPSHKIVRRGVALVPEGRAILSRMTVRENLEMGAFTRRDAKKAAQDMDRVMERFPVLKERAGQLGGSLSGGEQQMLAIARALMSAPKLLLLDEPTLGLAPLVVADIFAIIREINAAGTTILLVEQNVKQALKVSSYTYVLETGKIALSGPSKELLQEPRIKASYLGQG